From the Amia ocellicauda isolate fAmiCal2 chromosome 21, fAmiCal2.hap1, whole genome shotgun sequence genome, one window contains:
- the dmac2l gene encoding ATP synthase subunit s, mitochondrial, protein MNLLPKAAQLILAAPKTAPPQNCRQFWGWLNAVFNKVDYERIKAVGPDRAAAEWLLRCGAKVRYQGFDRWQHDYNALPTGPLGRYKIQAIDAAESCIMFRGFDHLDGLEHLQEIKFNKNIYIEDVCLERLSKIENLQSSLRRMEVVSCGNVTDRGILALHHFANLEHLFLSDLPGLKQKDRTVETLQTALPKLEIELDLD, encoded by the exons ATGAATCTTTTGCCAAAGGCTGCTCAATTAATCCTTGCTGCGCCGAAGACAGCTCCCCCACAAAACTGCAGACAGTTCTGGGGATGGCTGAATGCTGTGTTCAACAA AGTGGACTATGAGCGGATCAAAGCGGTGGGCCCTGACCGTGCCGCCGCCGAGTGGCTCCTGCGCTGCGGGGCAAAGGTGCGGTACCAGGGCTTCGACCGCTGGCAGCATGACTACAACGCCCTGCCGACGGGCCCCCTGGGCAGGTACAAGATCCAGGCCATTGATGCAGCCGAGTCCTGCATCATGTTCCGAGGATTCGACCACCTGG aTGGTTTGGAACATCTTCAAGAGATTAAGTTCAACAAGAATATCTACATAGAGGATGTGTGCCTGGAGAGACTGAGCAAAATCGAGAACCTTCAGTCCAGTCTGCGGCGGATGGAGGTGGTGTCCTGTGGCAATGTGACGGACCGAGGCATCCTCGCCCTGCATCACTTCGC gaatctggagcaccttttcctCAGTGACCTCCCTGGATTAAAGCAGAAAGACCGGACCGTCGAAACGCTGCAGACGGCTCTGCCTAAACTGGAGATTGAGCTGGACCTGGACTGA
- the l2hgdh gene encoding L-2-hydroxyglutarate dehydrogenase, mitochondrial, producing the protein MIRSARSIAASVAFLTRPKHKSTVQCILNSTIRHSSYDVAVVGAGIVGLATARELILRHPSLSFIILEKEKELASHQSGHNSGVIHSGIYYKPGSLKAKLCVRGATLAYEYCDKKGVPYKRCGKLIVAVEQEEVPRLRALYQRGQENSVRDLRMIDAKEIREREPYCRGLMALDSPYTGIVDWRLVALTYAKDFQDAGGTVLTEFEAADIAMVAESPAGSEEGMKYPIEIRSSKGEGVRCRYVLTCGGLYSDRLSQISGCSSEPRIVPFRGDYLVLKPEKHYLVKGNIYPVPDPRFPFLGVHFTPRMDGNVWLGPNAVLAFKREGYRIYDFNPRDFADALSFRGLRKLVLKNVVYGMGEMYRGIFMSAQVKLLQKYIPELTVNDVLRGPAGVRAQALDRDGNLVDDFVFDGGVGAVGSRVLHVRNAPSPAATSSLAIGEMIADEVQSRFSL; encoded by the exons ATGATCCGATCTGCCCGCAGCATCGCAGCCTCTGTGGCGTTTCTTACAAGACCAAAACATAAGTCTACGGTGCAATGCATCCTTAACAGCACTATCAGGCACAG CTCCTATGATGTGGCAGTGGTGGGGGCTGGCATCGTGGGGCTGGCCACGGCGCGGGAGCTAATCCTGAGACACCCCTCTCTGAGCTTTAtcatcctggagaaggagaaggagctgG CGTCTCACCAGAGCGGACACAACAGCGGAGTGATCCACAGCGGGATTTACTACAAGCCGGGCTCCCTCAAGGCCAAGCTGTGTGTGCGGGGCGCTACCCTCGCCTACGAATACTGCGACAAAAAGGGGGTGCCCTACAAGAGGTGTGGCAAG TTGATCGTGGCGGTGGAGCAGGAGGAGGTGCCCCGGCTGCGGGCCCTGTACCAGCGCGGCCAGGAGAACAGTGTGCGCGACCTCAGGATGATTGACGCCAAGGAGATCCGCGAGAGGGAGCCCTACTGCCGG GGTCTGATGGCTCTGGATTCGCCCTACACTGGCATTGTGGACTGGCGGCTGGTGGCGCTGACCTACGCCAAAGATTTCCAAGATGCGGGCGGTACCGTGCTGACTGAGTTTGAGGCGGCAGACATTGCCATGGTGGCTGAAAGCCCTGCTGGCAGTGAAGAAG GAATGAAGTATCCCATTGAAATCAGAAGTTCAAag GGCGAGGGGGTGCGGTGTCGCTACGTGCTGACCTGCGGTGGCCTGTACTCTGACCGCCTCTCCCAGATCTCGGGCTGCAGCTCCGAGCCACGCATCGTCCCCTTCCGAGGAGACTACCTGGTTCTCAAGCCCGAGAAGCACTACCTGGTCAAGGGCAACATCTACCCT GTACCTGACCCCCGTTTCCCTTTCCTGGGGGTGCACTTCACGCCGCGGATGGACGGAAATGTGTGGCTGGGGCCCAACGCGGTCCTGGCCTTCAAACGGGAGGGCTATCGGATCTACGACTTCAACCCCCGAGACTTCGCCGACGCACTGAGCTTCAG GGGTCTGCGGAAGCTGGTGTTGAAGAATGTTGTTTATGGGATGGGTGAGATGTACAGAGGCATTTTCATGAGCGCACAGGTGAAACTGCTGCAGAAATACATCCCAGAACTCACGGTTAACGACGTTCTCCG GGGCCCTGCAGGGGTGCGGGCGCAGGCTCTGGACCGCGACGGTAACCTGGTGGATGACTTTGTGTTCGACGGCGGTGTCGGGGCCGTGGGCAGCCGCGTTCTACACGTGCGCAACGCCCCCTCACCGGCCGCCACCTCCTCTCTGGCCATCGGGGAGATGATCGCCGATGAGGTGCAGAGCAGGTTCAGCCTGTAG